Proteins from a genomic interval of Pseudomonas versuta:
- a CDS encoding type VI secretion system amidase immunity protein Tai4: MNIIWRGGLTVSALALYLSVCHAQNSQFSFPGAGARPHAQNYKDMILATCVANAYQNDKSAAIDAGSSVSALRDWTEYDMERAPVAIKSLVDSYLVRNYHNPLVEPEIKDVRFDFLKCLDLYHSSELDEQTKDLVINPEHKYRQDNQ; this comes from the coding sequence ATGAACATAATCTGGAGAGGTGGCCTGACTGTTTCGGCCCTGGCCCTCTATCTGTCAGTTTGCCATGCACAGAACAGCCAGTTTAGCTTTCCAGGCGCTGGGGCACGTCCCCATGCCCAGAACTATAAAGACATGATCCTGGCCACCTGTGTCGCGAACGCCTACCAGAATGACAAGAGTGCTGCTATTGATGCCGGCAGTAGTGTGAGTGCATTACGCGACTGGACCGAGTACGACATGGAAAGGGCGCCAGTTGCTATCAAGTCCCTGGTAGATAGTTATTTGGTGCGCAATTACCACAATCCGTTAGTCGAACCGGAAATCAAGGATGTACGTTTCGACTTTCTGAAATGTCTGGACCTCTATCACAGCAGCGAGCTGGACGAACAGACAAAGGATCTGGTCATCAATCCCGAGCATAAATACAGGCAGGATAATCAGTGA
- a CDS encoding LysR family transcriptional regulator, whose amino-acid sequence MREISLDRLRTLVAIADLGSFAEAARVLNLAPPTVSLHIADLESRVGARLLSRTRGRVQPSAIGATLVERARALLADAQQALEDVQRQVQGLAGRVRLGASTGAIAQLLPQALETLNQRHPAIDVQVAVLTSRETLHRLAEGSLEIGLVALPQTSVKQLRIEPWRRDPVMAFLPARWQCPDVVTPAWLAAQPLILNDNTTRLSRLTSDWFASDGHQPVPRIQLNYNDAIKSLVAAGYGATLLPHEACTPLPDSRIAMRPLEPLLWRQLGIAHRDGDVERSTQHVLDVLWGLSSERADGVTC is encoded by the coding sequence ATGCGTGAAATCAGCCTGGACCGGCTGCGCACACTTGTCGCTATTGCTGACCTGGGCTCGTTTGCCGAGGCGGCCCGGGTGCTGAACCTGGCCCCGCCCACGGTCAGTCTGCATATCGCCGACCTGGAGTCGCGAGTAGGCGCCAGGCTGTTGTCGCGCACCCGCGGCCGGGTCCAGCCCTCGGCCATTGGCGCAACCCTGGTGGAACGTGCACGCGCTCTGTTGGCGGATGCGCAGCAAGCACTTGAAGACGTGCAACGACAGGTGCAAGGGCTGGCCGGACGCGTGCGCCTGGGCGCTTCCACCGGCGCCATCGCCCAGTTGCTGCCGCAAGCGCTGGAGACCTTGAATCAACGCCATCCAGCTATCGATGTGCAGGTCGCAGTGCTCACCTCGCGGGAAACCTTGCACAGGCTGGCCGAAGGCTCTCTGGAGATCGGCCTGGTGGCGCTGCCACAGACCTCGGTCAAACAATTGCGGATCGAGCCGTGGCGCCGGGACCCGGTCATGGCCTTCCTGCCGGCCCGATGGCAATGCCCCGATGTAGTGACCCCCGCCTGGCTGGCCGCTCAGCCCTTGATTCTGAATGACAACACAACCCGTCTTTCGCGCCTGACCTCGGACTGGTTCGCCAGTGATGGGCACCAGCCCGTTCCACGGATCCAGCTGAACTACAACGATGCAATCAAGAGCTTGGTGGCGGCCGGTTATGGTGCGACGTTATTGCCCCATGAAGCCTGCACCCCGTTGCCTGACAGCCGGATCGCCATGCGCCCGTTAGAGCCCTTGTTGTGGCGCCAGCTCGGGATTGCCCACCGTGACGGCGATGTCGAGCGGTCCACGCAACATGTACTGGATGTGTTGTGGGGCTTGAGCTCGGAGCGGGCCGATGGTGTCACTTGCTAA
- a CDS encoding c-type cytochrome, whose amino-acid sequence MKPAALLTLALILATGFTGTAAVAAGDAEAGARLFSKTCGGCHSVGENARGGFGPQLNGIIDRQAGTTADYQYSDAMKNSGVVWTRDKLAAYIEAPKKVVSGTRMIFWGISDPQKIDNLLAYLETFQGQ is encoded by the coding sequence ATGAAACCAGCAGCGTTACTGACCCTGGCCCTGATCCTTGCAACCGGGTTCACCGGCACCGCCGCTGTCGCGGCTGGCGATGCCGAGGCGGGAGCCAGACTGTTCAGCAAAACCTGTGGCGGCTGTCACAGCGTCGGCGAAAACGCCCGGGGCGGGTTCGGACCGCAGCTCAACGGGATAATCGACCGGCAAGCCGGGACCACGGCGGACTACCAGTACTCCGACGCGATGAAAAACTCGGGTGTGGTGTGGACGCGGGACAAACTGGCCGCGTACATCGAGGCGCCGAAGAAAGTGGTCAGCGGTACGCGGATGATTTTCTGGGGCATCAGCGACCCGCAGAAGATCGACAACTTGCTGGCGTACCTTGAAACCTTTCAGGGGCAGTGA
- a CDS encoding LysE family translocator, which produces MTLSIVAAFWAVSFLFIITPGADWAYAISAGMRERRVAPAVAGLLSGHLLATLIVAAGIGALLAKSPLIMSLLTLAGALYLLWLGIGMIRQPSTPQAGQAQVADSWFRWVWKGTCVSGMNPKVFLLFLALLPQFTDPLSTWPVPAQIMALGALHGVSCAVVYLLVGFSARAVLQTRPGAAKNVSRVSGAVMIIIALILLAEQVLH; this is translated from the coding sequence GTGACTCTCAGCATAGTGGCCGCCTTTTGGGCGGTGTCTTTTCTGTTCATCATCACCCCCGGCGCGGACTGGGCTTACGCGATTTCTGCCGGGATGCGCGAACGCCGGGTTGCGCCGGCTGTGGCGGGCCTGCTCTCGGGGCATTTGCTGGCGACCCTGATTGTGGCCGCAGGTATCGGCGCGCTGCTGGCCAAAAGCCCGCTGATCATGTCGCTGCTCACCCTTGCCGGCGCCCTGTATTTGCTCTGGTTGGGGATTGGCATGATCCGCCAGCCTTCCACCCCGCAGGCCGGACAGGCGCAGGTGGCGGACTCGTGGTTTCGCTGGGTGTGGAAGGGCACGTGCGTCAGCGGCATGAACCCCAAGGTGTTTCTGCTGTTTCTGGCCCTGTTGCCGCAGTTCACCGACCCCCTGTCGACGTGGCCGGTCCCGGCGCAAATCATGGCCCTGGGCGCGTTGCACGGGGTGAGTTGCGCAGTGGTGTATCTGTTGGTGGGGTTCAGCGCCCGGGCAGTGTTGCAGACCCGTCCGGGGGCGGCGAAAAACGTCAGCCGGGTGTCCGGGGCGGTGATGATCATCATTGCCCTGATCTTGCTGGCGGAGCAGGTTTTGCATTGA
- a CDS encoding autotransporter domain-containing protein, whose amino-acid sequence MIKPLALAVSVASALLSTSGQAYDYGEYAGDTLDKLIHDYPGRYRGTANFAGAADWMQSRMGDAYSISRQDFSWGAGNSRSSQNVVAYAPGTLAQYVVVGAHFDTYFGRPALQGVDDNGSGASVLTEIARNLNGLPLEYGLQVIGFGAEEEGLQGSKAFVNSLSTSQKDNMLAMINLDSLITGDMMYAHSGKNSATNPGLAALREHAFKLAKELNIDLHTNPGLDAAYPAGTGCCSDGESFEKLNIPVLYVEATNWELGDMDGYTQTDNPAIPGGATWHDPKKDNETVLTDAFGQERIEQRLRDYSRLLSRLVLELTNADLMASTASGGAVARAMQDSLQRQHQAQVNLLDRRWLTLQSATREAGTFDGEIGIDGEYTADSGPFHEGRRLGLHALGDYQLTPSLTLGASLSYLNGRDKLEHGGKLDNDSWQAAIYALLNDGGPAWLAGDLSAGHSSFDSKRNLLVQANGGPVLLSQKLTGETDALSLGARVIGGYDLDVGPIKSGPFAGLDYSHYRIDKFHEKQELRTALTYEEQSFDSLQASLGWRVRGSFDLPAGMSLQPYGDIAWVREMGDGRLDDILLTSLADGKARGAKLGSVDKSYGRAQVGSQLAITPQLGLYAQINGRLGNDEGSQTGYSLGAQWLF is encoded by the coding sequence GTGATCAAACCTCTCGCACTCGCTGTCAGCGTTGCCAGCGCCCTGCTGTCAACCTCAGGCCAGGCCTATGACTACGGCGAATACGCTGGTGACACCCTCGACAAGCTGATTCATGACTACCCGGGCCGCTATCGGGGCACGGCCAATTTCGCCGGGGCGGCCGACTGGATGCAAAGCCGGATGGGCGACGCCTACAGCATCTCCCGCCAGGATTTTTCCTGGGGCGCCGGTAACAGCCGCAGCTCGCAAAACGTCGTGGCTTATGCCCCAGGCACACTGGCGCAATACGTGGTGGTCGGCGCCCACTTTGATACCTACTTCGGTCGCCCTGCCCTGCAAGGGGTCGACGACAACGGTTCGGGCGCCAGCGTTCTCACCGAAATCGCCCGCAATCTCAACGGCCTGCCGCTGGAGTACGGGCTGCAGGTGATCGGCTTTGGCGCCGAAGAAGAAGGCCTGCAAGGATCCAAGGCCTTTGTGAACAGCCTGAGTACCAGCCAGAAGGACAACATGCTGGCCATGATCAACCTCGACAGCCTGATCACCGGCGACATGATGTATGCCCACTCCGGCAAAAACAGTGCGACCAACCCGGGGCTGGCGGCACTGCGCGAACATGCGTTCAAGCTGGCCAAAGAGCTCAATATCGACCTGCACACCAACCCCGGTCTGGACGCAGCCTACCCTGCCGGCACCGGTTGCTGCAGTGATGGCGAATCCTTTGAAAAACTGAATATACCGGTGCTCTACGTCGAAGCCACCAACTGGGAACTGGGGGACATGGACGGCTACACCCAGACCGACAACCCGGCAATCCCCGGCGGAGCGACCTGGCATGATCCCAAAAAAGACAATGAAACCGTGCTCACCGATGCCTTTGGCCAGGAGCGTATCGAGCAGCGCCTGCGCGACTATTCGCGCCTGCTCAGCCGTCTGGTGCTGGAGCTGACCAATGCCGACCTCATGGCGTCAACGGCGTCTGGCGGGGCCGTCGCCCGGGCGATGCAGGACAGTCTGCAACGTCAGCACCAGGCTCAGGTAAACCTGCTGGACCGGCGCTGGCTGACCTTGCAGTCGGCCACTCGTGAAGCGGGCACCTTTGATGGCGAAATAGGCATTGATGGCGAGTACACCGCAGACAGTGGCCCCTTCCACGAAGGCCGGCGACTGGGCCTGCATGCTCTGGGAGATTATCAATTGACCCCGAGCCTGACCCTGGGCGCCAGCCTCAGTTACCTCAATGGCCGCGACAAGCTGGAACATGGCGGCAAGCTCGACAATGACAGCTGGCAGGCGGCGATCTATGCCTTGCTCAACGACGGCGGCCCGGCATGGCTGGCAGGCGACCTGAGCGCCGGGCACAGCAGCTTCGACAGCAAGCGCAATCTGCTGGTCCAGGCCAACGGCGGCCCGGTGCTGCTGAGTCAGAAGCTGACCGGTGAAACCGATGCCCTCAGCCTCGGTGCGCGGGTTATCGGCGGCTATGACTTGGACGTCGGCCCGATCAAAAGCGGTCCTTTCGCCGGGCTTGATTACAGCCATTACCGGATCGACAAGTTCCACGAAAAACAGGAACTGCGTACTGCCCTCACCTATGAGGAGCAAAGTTTCGACTCCCTGCAGGCCAGCCTCGGCTGGCGTGTACGGGGCAGTTTCGACCTGCCGGCCGGCATGAGCCTGCAGCCGTACGGCGACATTGCCTGGGTCAGGGAAATGGGTGACGGACGTCTGGACGACATCTTGTTGACCAGCCTCGCGGACGGAAAAGCCCGAGGGGCAAAACTGGGCAGCGTCGACAAGAGCTATGGTCGGGCCCAGGTCGGCAGCCAGTTGGCGATCACCCCGCAACTGGGGCTTTACGCCCAGATCAATGGCCGCCTTGGCAATGATGAGGGCAGCCAGACCGGCTACTCCCTCGGCGCTCAATGGTTGTTCTGA
- a CDS encoding Lrp/AsnC family transcriptional regulator — MDRIDRKILAELHGDGRLSLTELADRVGLSLSPCHRRVRALEESGVILGYRALLAPKELGLGFSAIVFVTLREVTRQAVADFEAALPQIPQIIEAQRLFGDPDYLLQVIAKDLQAFQQLYDERLTSLPNVQRLVSTLVMKSVIHDRVLPLS, encoded by the coding sequence ATGGATCGAATTGATCGAAAGATTCTTGCTGAGCTGCATGGGGATGGCCGCCTTTCTCTCACGGAACTGGCGGACCGCGTCGGGCTCAGCCTCTCGCCCTGCCATCGGCGGGTGCGGGCACTGGAAGAGTCGGGGGTGATCCTGGGCTACCGGGCCCTGCTGGCGCCGAAAGAACTGGGCCTGGGCTTTTCTGCGATTGTGTTCGTGACATTGCGCGAAGTGACCCGCCAGGCAGTCGCAGACTTTGAGGCAGCCTTACCGCAGATCCCGCAAATCATCGAAGCGCAAAGGCTGTTCGGCGATCCGGACTACCTGCTGCAAGTCATCGCCAAAGACCTGCAGGCCTTTCAGCAACTGTACGACGAGCGCCTGACCTCGCTGCCCAACGTACAGCGGCTGGTCTCCACCCTGGTGATGAAAAGCGTGATCCATGACCGGGTGCTGCCGCTGTCGTAG
- a CDS encoding SDR family oxidoreductase has translation MTQQKPVVLITGATGQIGGDTLRNLLNDDSITLVAAVRSPAKAEPFEAQGIRTVILDFDKEETLAPALQGIDRAFLVTGYTVHMLRQSKAFVDQAKKAGVQHIVHLGACGRDDTTIGHWAWHQFVERYIEWSGFSFTHLRPECFMQNLLSYDGTQAVKEGVIEQYTGDARFSWVDGEDVARVAAHTLLHPLKHAGKTYRLGYDVQSYGDIAAIMTRLLGQPFRYDAKSPDVFLENMRAAGAEMAYMTCVHDNFTRMAARQIPGVEETFDNFPGITGRQPVTWEDFVQKHRSAFAY, from the coding sequence ATGACCCAGCAAAAACCTGTCGTTCTAATTACCGGCGCCACCGGCCAGATCGGCGGCGACACCCTGCGCAACCTGCTGAACGATGACAGCATCACCCTGGTGGCGGCCGTGCGCTCCCCGGCCAAGGCCGAGCCATTCGAGGCCCAAGGCATTCGTACGGTGATTCTGGATTTCGACAAGGAAGAAACCCTGGCCCCGGCACTTCAAGGGATTGATCGCGCGTTTCTGGTGACGGGCTACACCGTCCACATGCTGCGCCAGAGCAAGGCCTTTGTGGATCAGGCGAAAAAAGCGGGGGTGCAACACATCGTGCATCTGGGTGCCTGCGGACGGGATGACACCACCATCGGACACTGGGCCTGGCACCAGTTCGTTGAACGCTACATCGAGTGGTCAGGCTTTTCGTTCACCCACCTGCGCCCTGAATGCTTCATGCAAAATCTGCTCAGCTATGACGGCACCCAGGCAGTGAAAGAAGGCGTTATCGAGCAATACACCGGCGATGCGCGTTTCAGCTGGGTCGATGGCGAAGACGTCGCCCGCGTCGCCGCACACACCTTGCTGCACCCGCTCAAACATGCCGGCAAGACCTACCGCCTGGGCTACGACGTGCAGTCCTACGGCGACATTGCCGCCATCATGACCCGACTCCTGGGCCAGCCGTTCCGTTACGACGCGAAGTCACCTGACGTGTTCCTGGAAAACATGCGCGCGGCCGGAGCCGAAATGGCCTACATGACCTGCGTGCACGACAACTTCACGCGCATGGCTGCACGGCAGATTCCCGGAGTTGAAGAGACCTTCGACAATTTCCCCGGCATCACCGGCCGCCAGCCCGTGACCTGGGAAGATTTCGTGCAAAAACACCGCAGCGCTTTTGCCTATTGA
- a CDS encoding D-mannonate oxidoreductase: MSDSHQFPPILQFGTSRFLQAHVDLFVSQALERGAALGRIAVVQTTDSPASTARTAALASGTPYRVLIQGVDNGQVVEQNLQASAISHALQAGEQWPALRQSFVEQVKVVVSNTGDRGYLLDPRDTSALLAPQAAAPISFPAKLLVLLHDRWQHDACSTLSLFPCELVARNGDVLRDLLVALARSWALGEGFQAYLTQNCRWANSLVDRIVSRALEPVGAVAEPYALWAIERQEGLTLPCSHEAIVLTDDLDHYERLKLFTLNLGHSYLAERWLSDGRPEDETVYQAMHSPALRADLETLWAGEVLPVFAALGQLDAARRYIDSVRERFANPFLQHRLADIATNHKDKKQRRLLPLIELAARVAPGLEQPVLRTVLLSQH; this comes from the coding sequence ATGAGCGATAGCCATCAATTCCCGCCGATCCTGCAGTTTGGCACCAGCCGTTTTCTCCAGGCCCATGTCGATCTGTTCGTGTCCCAGGCGCTGGAGCGCGGCGCTGCCCTGGGCCGCATTGCCGTGGTGCAGACCACCGACAGCCCGGCCAGCACTGCCCGCACTGCGGCGCTGGCCAGCGGCACGCCATACCGGGTGCTGATCCAGGGGGTCGACAACGGTCAGGTGGTCGAGCAAAACCTCCAGGCTTCGGCGATCAGTCACGCGCTGCAAGCTGGCGAGCAGTGGCCGGCGCTGCGTCAGAGCTTTGTCGAACAGGTCAAAGTGGTGGTTTCCAATACCGGTGACCGTGGTTATCTACTGGATCCACGGGACACGTCCGCGCTGCTCGCCCCACAGGCTGCGGCGCCGATCAGCTTCCCGGCCAAGCTTCTGGTTTTGCTCCACGACCGCTGGCAACACGATGCGTGCTCCACGCTGTCGCTGTTTCCCTGTGAACTGGTGGCGCGCAATGGCGATGTGTTGCGTGACCTGCTGGTGGCGCTGGCACGTAGCTGGGCGCTGGGCGAAGGATTCCAGGCTTACCTGACGCAGAACTGCCGTTGGGCCAACTCGCTGGTCGACCGTATTGTTTCCCGGGCTCTGGAGCCGGTGGGGGCGGTGGCCGAACCCTATGCCCTGTGGGCGATCGAGCGTCAGGAGGGGCTGACGCTGCCCTGCAGCCACGAAGCCATTGTGCTGACCGATGACCTCGATCATTACGAGCGCCTCAAGCTGTTCACCCTCAATCTGGGCCACAGCTATCTGGCCGAGCGCTGGCTCAGTGACGGGCGCCCCGAGGACGAGACCGTATACCAGGCGATGCATAGCCCGGCACTGCGCGCCGATCTGGAAACCCTGTGGGCCGGTGAAGTGCTCCCGGTATTCGCTGCCCTCGGCCAGCTGGATGCCGCCCGGCGCTATATCGACAGTGTGCGTGAGCGCTTCGCCAACCCGTTTTTACAACACCGCCTGGCCGACATTGCCACTAACCATAAAGACAAGAAACAGCGACGCTTGCTGCCCCTGATCGAGCTCGCCGCGCGGGTTGCGCCGGGCCTTGAGCAACCGGTACTGCGGACCGTCCTGCTCAGCCAGCATTGA
- a CDS encoding LysR family transcriptional regulator: MFSSERLKGIDVFVCVTEAGSFKAAAERMNLTPSAISKGIARLESRLEVRLFNRTTRRLSLTDAGAAFYRTCTGVLAELEEAELAMQAENTEPRGRIRIDLPAAFGRLLALPVVLQFVQEHALLLPHISFSDRFIDPVEEGVDIVVRVGGSDVWPAALGHRYLGRERHVFCAAPAYLKIHGSPVTDRDLEHHQCVAYGRADGTVSPWRFSGNRPGETERRVMSAKYIVGDGQGQVMTVVAGCGIAQLPTWLIKQHLADGSLVQVLPHLASEGLAINLVWPKSRQALPKVSALLDALAAGLMPLDG, encoded by the coding sequence ATGTTTTCTTCCGAGCGACTCAAGGGCATCGATGTGTTTGTGTGTGTCACCGAAGCCGGCAGTTTCAAAGCCGCTGCCGAACGCATGAACCTGACCCCGTCGGCAATCAGCAAAGGTATAGCCCGGCTGGAAAGCAGGCTTGAAGTACGTTTGTTCAATCGCACCACCCGGCGTCTCTCGTTGACCGATGCCGGAGCTGCTTTCTATCGGACCTGCACCGGGGTGCTGGCCGAACTGGAAGAGGCCGAGCTGGCCATGCAGGCTGAAAATACCGAGCCGCGGGGCAGAATCCGGATTGACCTGCCCGCTGCTTTCGGGCGGCTGCTGGCGTTGCCGGTAGTGCTGCAATTTGTGCAGGAACATGCGCTGTTACTGCCGCACATTTCGTTTTCGGACCGCTTTATCGACCCGGTTGAGGAGGGGGTTGATATCGTCGTGCGGGTCGGCGGTTCGGATGTATGGCCGGCGGCACTCGGGCATCGTTACCTGGGGCGTGAACGGCATGTGTTCTGCGCTGCCCCGGCCTACCTGAAGATCCACGGCAGCCCTGTGACCGATCGCGACCTGGAGCATCACCAGTGCGTCGCTTATGGCCGGGCAGACGGCACGGTCAGCCCCTGGCGTTTTTCCGGCAACCGGCCGGGTGAGACTGAGCGCCGGGTGATGTCTGCCAAGTACATCGTCGGTGATGGCCAGGGGCAGGTGATGACGGTAGTGGCGGGCTGTGGCATTGCGCAATTGCCGACCTGGCTGATCAAGCAGCATCTGGCCGACGGTTCATTGGTGCAGGTGTTGCCGCATCTGGCCAGCGAAGGCCTGGCGATCAATCTGGTGTGGCCAAAAAGCCGCCAGGCATTGCCCAAAGTCAGTGCTTTGCTGGATGCCCTGGCGGCCGGGTTGATGCCGCTGGACGGGTAA
- a CDS encoding FadR/GntR family transcriptional regulator, producing the protein MVSSSPHTERKLYQKIADRLREYIAQGDFKVGSRLPAERDLTQLLGVSRPSLREALIALEIEGSIEIRMGSGVYVAARLQEGGAPTVTLGESPNELMQARALIEGEAVVLACLHGKKSDYRYLQDCIDAMRASIEASRPPLADDRKFHHRLATMTGNSALVRIITSLFDERHSPISSHLSEHSENPGTWDAAVIEHEAILRALQCKDVIAAQTAMRQHLLCSEARWMVALEAE; encoded by the coding sequence ATGGTCTCCTCGTCTCCTCATACAGAGCGCAAGCTCTACCAGAAAATTGCCGACCGGCTGCGTGAATACATCGCCCAGGGCGATTTCAAGGTGGGTTCGCGCTTGCCGGCCGAACGCGATCTGACGCAGTTGCTGGGGGTGTCGCGACCGTCGTTGCGCGAGGCGCTGATCGCGCTGGAGATCGAAGGCAGTATCGAGATCAGGATGGGTTCGGGGGTGTACGTTGCTGCGCGCCTGCAAGAGGGTGGTGCACCCACTGTGACCCTCGGCGAGAGCCCCAACGAACTGATGCAGGCCCGCGCGCTGATCGAGGGCGAAGCGGTGGTGCTGGCCTGCCTGCACGGCAAAAAAAGCGATTACCGCTATCTGCAGGATTGCATCGATGCCATGCGCGCGAGCATCGAAGCCAGTCGCCCGCCGCTGGCGGATGACCGCAAGTTTCATCACCGACTGGCAACAATGACCGGTAACTCGGCGCTGGTGCGGATCATCACCTCGCTGTTCGACGAGCGCCACAGCCCGATTTCATCGCACCTGAGCGAACACTCGGAAAACCCCGGCACCTGGGATGCGGCAGTCATCGAGCACGAAGCGATTCTGCGTGCACTGCAATGCAAGGACGTGATCGCCGCGCAAACTGCCATGCGCCAGCATTTGCTGTGCTCCGAAGCGCGCTGGATGGTGGCGCTGGAAGCGGAGTAA
- the argC gene encoding N-acetyl-gamma-glutamyl-phosphate reductase, with amino-acid sequence MASPLIFIDGDQGTTGLQIHQRLRGRSDLRLITLDPEYRKDARRRAEIINACDIAILCLPDDAARDAVASIENPGVRVIDASSAHRTHPDWTYGFAEMNPQQARRIATARRVSNPGCYPTGAIGLLRPFLEAGLLPADYPMTINAVSGYSGKGRVGVEEFEGEGAAQVPAFQVYGLGLAHKHVAEIQQQSGLLERPMFIPAYGAFRQGIVLTIPLQLRLLAPGVDGQRLHECLVQHYADTAHVQVMALQESKALTCLDPQALNGTDDLQLVVCENQQTGQVLLAAVFDNLGKGAAGAAVQNLDLMMAGG; translated from the coding sequence ATGGCAAGTCCTCTGATCTTCATCGACGGCGACCAAGGCACCACCGGGTTGCAAATCCATCAACGGCTGCGCGGGCGTTCCGATCTGCGCTTGATCACGCTCGACCCCGAGTACCGTAAGGATGCCCGGCGTCGTGCCGAAATCATCAACGCCTGCGACATCGCGATTTTGTGTTTGCCCGATGACGCGGCACGAGACGCTGTAGCGAGCATCGAAAACCCTGGCGTTCGGGTCATTGACGCCAGCTCGGCGCACCGTACCCACCCGGACTGGACCTATGGTTTCGCCGAGATGAACCCGCAACAGGCCCGGCGTATTGCCACGGCGCGGCGGGTCAGTAACCCGGGTTGCTATCCCACCGGCGCGATAGGGCTGCTGCGTCCATTCCTGGAAGCCGGTTTATTGCCCGCGGACTACCCGATGACCATTAATGCCGTGTCGGGTTATTCCGGCAAAGGGCGGGTCGGGGTGGAGGAATTTGAAGGGGAGGGCGCCGCGCAGGTGCCGGCATTTCAGGTTTATGGTCTGGGCCTGGCGCACAAACATGTTGCGGAGATCCAGCAACAAAGCGGCCTGCTGGAGCGGCCGATGTTTATCCCTGCCTATGGTGCTTTTCGCCAGGGCATCGTGCTGACTATACCTTTGCAACTGCGCCTGTTGGCGCCGGGCGTGGACGGGCAGCGGTTGCATGAATGCCTTGTGCAGCACTACGCCGATACGGCCCATGTCCAGGTGATGGCGCTGCAGGAATCCAAAGCGTTGACCTGCCTTGATCCTCAGGCGCTGAACGGGACTGATGATTTGCAATTGGTGGTCTGTGAAAACCAGCAGACCGGCCAGGTGTTGCTGGCTGCTGTATTCGACAACCTCGGCAAGGGCGCTGCCGGAGCTGCGGTGCAGAATCTGGATTTGATGATGGCGGGGGGCTGA
- a CDS encoding zinc-binding alcohol dehydrogenase family protein, which yields MLTVICNEPRSLTAVQRPIPVRQPGETLIRVKRVGVCGTDLHIFSGNQPYLEYPRVMGHEFSGIVEASDEGSGLVAGDVVYVMPYISCGTCIACSKGKTNCCTRIQVLGVHCDGAFTQYLSVAHPFIHKADGVSLDQAAMIEFLSIGAHAVRRSNLQAGQRVLVVGTGPIGMAAAIFAGLRGARVTVLDTRDDRLDFCRKHLAIHAAVKIGEGDKQALADLTEGDFYDVVFDATGNARAMERGFEFIAHGGTYVMISVVRDSITFSDPEFHKREATLMGSRNATVEDFRYVEQCLRDGLIPDQALNTHRIALSEVVELFPTLLDPQQGVVKAIIEC from the coding sequence ATGCTGACTGTGATCTGTAACGAGCCGCGTTCGCTCACGGCTGTCCAGAGGCCGATACCCGTGCGCCAGCCCGGCGAAACCCTGATCCGGGTCAAGCGCGTGGGGGTGTGTGGCACTGACTTGCATATCTTCTCCGGCAATCAGCCCTACCTTGAATACCCTCGGGTCATGGGCCACGAGTTTTCCGGCATCGTCGAAGCGAGCGACGAAGGCAGCGGTCTGGTGGCCGGTGATGTGGTCTACGTGATGCCGTATATCTCATGCGGCACCTGTATTGCCTGCAGCAAAGGCAAGACCAACTGCTGCACCCGGATCCAGGTGCTCGGCGTGCACTGCGACGGCGCCTTTACCCAGTACCTGAGCGTCGCCCACCCGTTCATCCACAAGGCTGACGGGGTGTCCCTGGATCAGGCGGCAATGATCGAGTTCCTGTCCATCGGTGCCCATGCGGTGCGCCGCTCTAACCTTCAGGCCGGGCAACGGGTGCTGGTGGTCGGCACCGGTCCCATCGGTATGGCGGCGGCGATTTTCGCCGGGTTGCGCGGCGCCAGAGTCACCGTGCTCGATACCCGTGACGACCGCCTGGATTTTTGCCGCAAGCACCTGGCCATTCACGCTGCAGTGAAAATCGGCGAGGGCGACAAGCAAGCGCTGGCCGACCTTACTGAGGGCGACTTTTATGATGTGGTGTTCGACGCCACCGGTAACGCCCGGGCCATGGAGCGCGGCTTCGAATTTATCGCCCACGGCGGCACCTACGTGATGATCTCGGTGGTGCGTGATTCGATCACCTTCTCCGACCCCGAGTTTCACAAGCGCGAAGCCACCTTGATGGGCAGTCGCAACGCCACGGTCGAAGACTTCCGCTACGTCGAGCAATGCCTGCGCGACGGCTTGATCCCCGATCAGGCACTGAACACTCACCGCATTGCGCTCAGCGAGGTGGTGGAACTGTTCCCGACCTTGCTCGACCCGCAGCAAGGCGTGGTCAAAGCCATTATCGAGTGCTAG